The Canis lupus dingo isolate Sandy chromosome 18, ASM325472v2, whole genome shotgun sequence genome includes the window TAGTTAAGcatcaattttaatattttgggagaatttattaaaaattgtgtttcttgggatgcctgggtggctcagcagttaggcgcctgccttctgctcaggtcatgatccctaaataagtgttattatttattagaaaaaaatatggaaatagttATATGACTTCTGTTAAAGATGACTGATATCTTAAGCAATAACTAGTCCATGTATCTTAGCCATAATCAATATCTCAAATGCAtttcaatttatcattttataattaagtgACATTAATAACTTTACTTATCAGTTTTACATTGTAAATGAAGAGTATAAGATGCATAGATGTTTGTTGATTTGACCAAACTCATGTCATTAAAAAATGGTAGACTGCCATGCAAATAAAAGTGTAAGGACTCCTGATTTGTTGCTCATTCTTCTCCTTAAATGATACTAAAGGTGGCTCTTGaagatgaagacaaaataaaCCAATTATCTGTATTCTGACTTTCCCTTAAGTTTTTTATACCAATTCATCACTTATGGTGGTATGAAATTTTTcagtaaagtaaaatatttgaacacaTGTGGGTAGTAAATATTAGGCTGATATgaagtgtctttttattttttgcataaattAAAGACAATAAGACTAAGAGTAAAACTTatcattcttattctttttctctcaaaacctTGGACATTGCTACACTCTCTTACTACTTGATATTAGTGATGTGGTGTAAGCCAGcacaacattatttttttattaataatttgccTAAATTGTAATTTATATAATTCTTCTTCACATAAACTTGCTACGATTTTcgtttcttatattttctctccctttccttccccctcattgttttttaaaattttatttacttagggagaaagagagcacaagttggagaggcagagggagagggaaagagagtcctcaagcagactaTACCTCgccttaagaggaaaaaaatgaatacaagaaTTATgctaaaggaaaatttattttttaagacttcagTTGGCCTTATTCCTTGTCCATCTTGATGGAAATGGAATTCATTTATCATGTCTACATATCAAGACAAGTTGATATGTGCAGTTTCTCCCAAATGTAGTCTTGAGTTCCCTCAACTAAGTGAGCTGTACTGGAAAGGGATATGAtctattaattttctcattttttcttttcacattctgAGTATCTGTGATGTAATAAACACTATAACAGAAATGTTAAATAGCCACTTGTTCCATTGTCCCTGCCTATGATAATTCAAGGGAGATGGGGTAGGAGTGGGTGCTACAGTCCCAGAGGACAAGTATAACCATCCCTTTTTCTTTGGTTTAGAACTAAATTatctgtgtggattttttttcatcacatAATTTATTTCACATAAGATTTAGATAAACATTCTGCAGGAAATAAagttcaataacaaaaaaaaattcttttttaacttctgaaaGCCATTTTAATCTTCTTCATTTCTACAGAATGCCAAAATGTTGTCAAatctttatgtttaaattttacaTGCAAATGAATGTTAAAATTCACAATCAGCCTCACAGCTTCAAAACTGCCTACTGTATATGACATAACCACCATTCCTTTAGCCATATGTTAAATATACATATGCCCTTACCCAATCTCAGTTCCACTAGTAAAATAGTCACTTTACTCATAATTCCTCAGTTCATCATCTCTGACATTCATAAAGTGATTTGATTTCAATGATCTGAAAGCTAATAGAGACCTCTCTGATTCCAAGTCCAATTTTGCTCTTGCATAAAGTTTTTATTCAGCATATTGAGTAGGACAAATCAATTGTGTTTGTCTTCTGAAAATATCCTTTGACACCAAACCCTTCTCATGGCttttttcatctctgtatttCTCAGAGTATAGATTAAAGGATTGAACATAGGAACAATGACGGTATAAAATAgtgcaaatattttgtcctcaGGGAAAGTGGTAGGAGGTCTGAGGTAGGCAAAGATTGAAGGCCCAAAAAATAAGATGACCACCGTGATATGAGACCCACAGGTAGAGAGAGCTTTGCGTCTTCCCTCAGCTGAGTAATTTCTTAAAGTGAATAGTATAACAACATAAGACCCAAACAAGAGAACAAAGGTTACTAAAGCAACCATTCCTGAATTGGCAACCACAAGGACACCAATGACATAGGTATCAGTACAGGCAATTTTCAGCAAAGGGAAGATATCACAATAGTAGTGATTGATTTCATTGGGGCCACAGAAGGGCAAACAGATTATcatagaaaactgagaaaaagaatgGACAGCTCCACCAACCCAAGCAGCCATGACTAGGAGATTGCATCTTGTCCTGTTCATAATAATCATGTAGTGGAGAGGTTTGCAGATGGCAGCATAGCGATCAAAGGCCATGACTGTAAGGATGAAGATTTCAATCATTCCCAAGAAGTGCAAGGAAAAGACCTGTAACATACAGTTATCATAAGAGATGGTTTTTCTAACCAGTAGTAGGTCACCAATCAGTTTGGGTATCACACAGGAGGTGTAGCAAATGTCCATAAAGGATAAGTGGTTGAGAAAATAGTACATTGGTTGGTAAAAAAGGCCACTGCATAGAATGGAGACAAGAATTAGAAGATTTCCCACCAAGATGGAAACataacaaaataagaagaaaatgaaacaaaatatttgtatgttCTGGTTATAGGAAAGGCCCAAAAGAATGAATTCTGAGATGTTCCTCTGACTTTCCATAAGTTGTGTGCTATGCACAAATAATTGAgtatctgaaaagaaaacaatttggaTGAAAACACTGATAATATTACCATCATATAAAAATTACTAACAAAGCATAAAGTTGATTCAACAATCACAGAAGCTAACTCATAAatcaatattattatattttccccCTGAGAATCATAATTGattttgctatgattttttttctaaagattttatttatttatttattttattgaaagtgagagcaagagagagcacaaatggtgAGGAGAGTCAGAGTGGGAGGGAAATGCAGACTCctcagcagagcagggagcctgaagtggggcttcatcccaggatcctgagatcaacacctgaaatgaaagcagaagcttagccaattgagccactgaggcacccctgattttactatgattttaattttttttttcaaatattctgttaTATTGGTAATACTAAAAATGCACTGATTAAATTTTGaaagtataattatttaaaattacattttttaaaaagaaagccttCTGTTATTTATAACATTTAGATATTAGTGGAATTAATTTAATGCAGGAAATTTATTTTACTCATAATTTCCATTGTGTTCTTTATTCATAATAAGTTTTTCATTCTAGGTAATGCTCCATTTCCCCAGTATGATATAGAACATCTGCATAAGTTGACTGTAGATATAAGTCAAGGAATGtagttgcattaaaaaaaaaaaaaaaaagcaaagacacatTTGTCTACATTGTGAGTTGGGTGATTAGGATTGCAAGTAATATTCTTTGAAATACAAAGGTAGGTGTGACATGGGTACTATATATAAAGCTTGAAAAGCCAATCTTGTTATAAGACAAAAAGAGCTGAAATTACAgcaaaaagtagatttttttgtcagtaacattttgaaaaataatttgaaaagatgtttatcttttatttaagttttagtgtaaaaaaatgttttaagataaaCTCTATAACCATTAAAcaataatgtaaatttaaaaagaaaaaacactaatAGAAATGGAAGACATTCTAGTCTCCTTTTTTACCATGAAGATATCAGGTCTTACCCTCAAAATTGTGTACGAATTGTAACTCCTTCATAaagtttaatgttttttttttaagattttatttatttattcatgagagacacagaaagagagagagaaagagagacagagacacaggtagagggagaagcagcctccatgcagggagcctgacatgggactagatcctgagtctccaggatcgccctgggctgaaggtggcgctaaaccgctgagccacccaggctgcccaaatttaaCGTTTTTCACATATATCTACAATTGTAGCTACAAATAATAgctaatttatgaaaatatattacattcCTTAAAGCCTAAAGGCTTTCAGTATTCAGATGTTTAATATCAAGTGAAATAATCTGAACTAAAATGTGGCTACTTTTTGGTTTCAATCTTGATATTTATGGTTAATTTAGAAGCTGACATCCAAATCTAAGCAGATTAGAGGAGCTCATCATCAAGCATGAAGTTAAATAATTGccacaccttattttttttaattgccacaCCTTAATCccaaagatttttacattttacattctgttaccatttataatgaaattttaacaaaaataaacaagactaTTTTGGATTTCTCCATTCACACAAGTAGTTCTTACTGGTACAAAACATTGAACCTTCCTAATCTTGAGCTTCAACCTCTATAACTGTGATCTAGAAACATCACCTAAGGATGAGTTTATGAAACAAACTTGCCAGGGAAAATTTAGTATATGTAAcaatcatatatattttccttatgttCCTCTGTCTTTGAATGAAAGGATTTGGAAGTAAATTGTCCTCCAGAGATATACCTTCTGAATCAAATTTcttgaaatgaaagcaaaactgcAGCTGAGATCTTAGGAGGACAACTGGAACAAACTTCAAATAGATCATGTTTTGTTGGCAAAATAAAATTGATCTGGTGAAATCGTTGGTTACCTGGAGGAGTTTCTAaacacttaattttaaataagttatcTTTTTTCATGttaccaaaattaaataaaaagtcaatttttaaattactgtatgTCAATCACCGTATTAAGTAtttcaagtgaaaaaaagaaaagtattgcTTAACAGTCATGGTCCCCTCTAATGAGTTACCACCAGCGATGCAAAACTGCATTCTCTCATAGGTCAACTAGGGTCTGTAAAcactaaatatatacatttcaatTGATATAATCAGCATCTGCCTTACTACAAACTTACTTTACCTGATTCTGATGAATCTAGAAAAGATGATTTGAAAGATGAGAATTTCTTCAAAGAATGGAGGCTGGAAGGTCACTGGCAACctaaaaattttatgatttatgtgtgttttcagaaacaaaaattctCTTTGTAATACACAACAAAACTAAGTATTGCACATTTTTTGCTCTTACTAAATTTTGATATACCACATCAAAATatataatccttaaaataatGGAATGTCAAATAGATCTAGTGAGCCTAAAACAAGGATTTTAAGGACAATTACCTGAACATCAAGTGTGGATGGTCTTCAAGTTAGTTTTCAGGTACCCAGGAAAATGTTTTGGTCATACATATGTCCCCTTTACTTATGCAGCTAGCTAACCTTTTACTGGTATTTACATCTGAAAATGTGAGACTAGAAAGCAGTGATTCAAACAAATCtcagtaaattctttaaaaatatcttattagtATTCCTTGAGTTTCCAGGAATGGAAGTCCTACTTTTTCCCAAAGTTGGTGAAGATATAAATACCACCGAAAACTATTCTGATTCACAGAGAAATATGTGCTCACCTCACAAGAAAGTGATCTAGGATTTTAATCGCCGATATAATTCCCTGACACCTCCTCATATTCAGAAGTAAACAAGAGCATTTTGAATTATCTGCTAAAGTATCCTGCATGTATATGCCCTAGAAGTCAGGTCTTTCAGGTCTATGCCTGCAGGAAACTCTCTCTCCACGAACCAAACATAAAGTGAGAGGAGATCgtaagaattttttaattcaaaagttaAATTGTTTTTCCCAGAAGTATTTCTCAAAATATCCTTAGCAAGTAACACTAATCAGTTGTCCAAGTTGATATTCCCTAGCCTCCTAGGAATTAACaggctttacatttattttccacttttgcATTAGCCAAGCTCTGGGCACTCTGCCTCTAGAGGCCACTATTGTTATTCAGATCCAGAGTAGCTAAAGAAATTTTGCCAGAGAATTTCTTCCTCTGAAAAGCAAGAGGGAAACTTGGTAACCCTGAGGGAATGAGGGAACAATGGTTTGTTTGGGAGGAAATCTCTATCTCTAGAGAGGATAAGGTGCAAGGAAATCAGAGAGAGGGATATTCAGAGTCCCAACAAAAATCATTAACCAAAGAAATGTAAGATGCATAACAGCTAGTTAACAAGTCATTGACCTGTCACCCTACTATTCTCCTGGACCAGAAACCACACCCAATAATAATTAATTGTCCTTGATGCAATGAAGGGTTagattgtgaaaaagaaaaaaaaattagcaaaataaattaaaaattaaaacaaattttccaCTCCTACTGGTAGGTTGGAAAAGGATTCTTAGATTTGTTGAAAAATATTGGAGCAGATAATGAAGTTAGGAACCAAGAAAATATATACAGCTCTATTCTAATTACTACCAGACACTTACCTTTGTGTGGTTGCAGTGCTGCAAGGTATATAGACTCAGAATCACGTGCACTGAAATTCAGGTGTCCAGGAGATGTTCTTGAACAGAAAATCTATATACGTACATATTCATGTGACTTCAGAAAATCAATGTTTTATGGCATCCCATCTAGATCAGAGCAATTCACTTAGTAGactaatcaaaatatttatacGAATTTTTAAATTATCGCATGTCAATCACTGTATTAAGTATTTCAAgtgaaaaaaacagtatttcaagtgcattatctgatttaattctttaaaaacatcatttttgtGCCAATTATTGCCCCTATTTcctaaagcaaaaaagaaagaaaaaggaatcttccAGAGATTAAATAGCTTGCTCAAGATAACAGTGCTGAtttccaaaataataacaatagttattgttattattaacaaaataataataatagcaacaataattTTGTTGTAATAACAAGTTTTCAAGACTTTTGTAGAAGTGAAATGTATAACAACATTCCATAAAGATTAGAAGGAGATAAATGAAAGGATATTATTGTAAAGCTATTATACTATACATAAAGTGATATCATAAGAATGCtcatttgaggggcacctgggtggctcagtcaattaagcatctgcctttatctTGGGttattatcctggagtcctgggattaagcctcacatcatatcaggctccctgctcagtggagagcctgcttcctcctctccctctgctggtctcttgctctctctctctctcaaataaataaaatatttttttaaaaaagaatgctcaATTGATTCACAGGAAGACAAAAAGATTACAAATAGAACTAATAGATGGTATTACAAGATGATAGACTTATACTAAACCTTATCAATAATAACATTACATGGAAATGATCcaagcaataaaattaaaaggccaagcaaaacaaaaacaaaaacaaacaaataaacaaatctcaCAAACTATActctggaaacagaaaataatatactttatatatgaaGATACAAATAATAGATTAGaggtaaaaggatggaaaagataaataatgcTAACAccaaagaaagatggaaaggcTTTTCAATTATCAAAGACCATTTAAGAGTAAAAAATATCAccataggtaaaaaaaaaaaaaaaatcatgttatatGATAAAGGGGTCAACTAATCAAGAAGACATAACTCCCTAAATGTTTATGACCCTAATAACAGGGCtctaaaattcataaaacagaaTTTACAGAATCTTAAGGAAAAGTAGGCAAATGCACAATATAGTTGAATATTTCACAACACATTTGTCAATAATTAATGGAACAAGTagacaaaaaaatcaacaaagaaatagtaAACTTGAGTAAAACTATTGACTGGCTTGACGTCATTATCTCTGAAATACTTCATCTGATTCTAGCAGGATACATATTCTTGTCAGGTATGCTCAGAATATTTATAATGATACATAATTTTCTGCGCCATCAAGTAAGTCTCAATAAAAGGACTCCAGTCTTTCAAAGTATATTCTTTGTAGAAGAGTCaaattagaaatattagaaagaaatctAGGAAATCTCCAGACAtctgaaaattatataatgtacTTCTAAGTAACCTCATGggtcaagaagaaataaaaagggaaattaaaatagctttatttgagtgaaaacaaaaacaaaacatatcagAGTTTATGGGATCCTGCCAAATGCAGGACTTGGAGGGAAATTAATTGCACTAAACATCTatactggaaaagaagaaaggtttcaACTTAAAGTCCTCAGTGTCCAgcttaaaattagaaaaagaagagcaagttaAGCCAgtcagaagaaggaaataataaaaatcaaagttaaaatccatgaaaaacaaaacagaaaagcaatagggaaagttgaaagcaaaaaatctatttgagaaattcaataaagtcagaagaaggaaataataaaaatcaaagttaaaatccatgaaaaacaaaacagaaaagcaatagggaaagttgaaagcaaaaaatctatttgagaaattcaataaagttgataAACCTCTGGCCAGATTGATCAGGAGCAAAGGAAAGTAGACACAAATTATCAGTTTCAAGAATGAGAGGATTGACATCActacaaattttgaaaatattgaaaaggcTAATATAAACAAATCTATGTCTaaaaattcaacaacttagatgaaaatCTTTAAGATGggcaaaagactttaaaaagacatttcaccaaaagACATCACACCATTGTCACCATGTCAAGTAAGTGCATGAAAATCTGCTCGATGTCTTTAGTTAtttatgaaatgcaaattaaagctgCAATGAAACACCAGTTCACATCTTGTAGAAGggctgaaattaagaaaaatggtatgtaaagagtggaagaaaaattggaaaactcaTAAACTTCCCATGGGTATGTAACTTTGAAAAGAtggtttggtggtttcttaaaatGTGAAACTTACATCTAGATATGACTAACCATTCCACACCTAAGGATTTACCTAGCAGAACTGAAAGCATATGGTTCACACATAAACTTGTGCATGAATGCCTACAGCAGCtgtatttgtaatagccaaaaagtggaaacaacctaaatgctgAAGAGCAGAAGTGTAGAATTTGAAGAGTGGAATACCACTTGACAATAAAAAGGGAATGCACAggatacctgggtgcctcagcggttgggtgtcagccttcagctcaaggcgtgatcccaggatccaggatcaagtcccacattgggctccctgggaggagcgggcttctccctctgactgtgtctctgcctctctctctctgtgtctctcatgaataaataaataaatcttaaaaataaataaaaaaataaataaaatctttaaaaaagggaatgtACAATTGATGTGTGCAACAATATGGATTAGTCTCAAAATAATTAGAACATAGAATATACAATGTGtgattttactgtatataaaatcTGGAGACTACAAACTAATCTAATCTataaagacacaaaacaaatcaCTATTTTCCAGGGAAAACTTTTCAGAGAGATGAATACtctcattatcttgattgtggtgatggattCACAGTCACAACTTAATTagattgtacattttaaatatgtgcagtttattgtatgtcaattatacttcaataaggGATTAAAAGTAAACTAGGACTGAGGAAGAATACCcaaagaatgaacttggaagaagAGAACCCTCCTCAAAGTTGGGATTCAGATGTCAGTGGAAAAGGTGAGGTTATAGGCATGGTAAAGAATGGCCATTGTGGGAAGTACCCAATACCACCCAGCAGGTGGGAAGTACCCCGGAAAGCAGGGCAGTGCAGGCTCGCGGGAAGCTATGCATAGGTTGAGTGCAAAGAATCAGCTAAATGCTGGACTGCGCGAGGCTTGGGGTGTGTGTTAGCCTCTTACAGAAGAGCCTAGCAAACATACTTTCTTGGATGTAGCCTGGCAGATGCTAAGTGAGGAGTGCTCAGATATAGTCCGGTCTTGTGAACTGGGAGGTTCAAGGCCCAGGGTGCACATGTCTGTCTCTGGAGGGTCAGGAGGGTCAAGTGCTAAGCATTTGCCTGC containing:
- the LOC112663643 gene encoding olfactory receptor 4P4-like, which codes for MESQRNISEFILLGLSYNQNIQIFCFIFFLFCYVSILVGNLLILVSILCSGLFYQPMYYFLNHLSFMDICYTSCVIPKLIGDLLLVRKTISYDNCMLQVFSLHFLGMIEIFILTVMAFDRYAAICKPLHYMIIMNRTRCNLLVMAAWVGGAVHSFSQFSMIICLPFCGPNEINHYYCDIFPLLKIACTDTYVIGVLVVANSGMVALVTFVLLFGSYVVILFTLRNYSAEGRRKALSTCGSHITVVILFFGPSIFAYLRPPTTFPEDKIFALFYTVIVPMFNPLIYTLRNTEMKKAMRRVWCQRIFSEDKHN